A region from the Sphingomonas brevis genome encodes:
- a CDS encoding cytochrome P450: MTMAFIPPYPPRPAKPVATWRGFFGERARTSVYGWSERAFEIDYLKRDILGFKVHILLDPDLIEHVLLGQAANYVKPDIVKTLLDPIIGRGLLTSDGALWRDQRKIVAASFSPGAVEAQRAMFVRAAREAMERWSEGRQDMAAEATRTTMTVIALALFGGDPRLISESSMAHIAAAIEGFSEARMLALLRLPQFPVTPKGRAGKRGQIFLRRTLAEVVDDRWHGRVARDFLTGVIEALRHRFPDEEARALAIDNAATFYLAGHETTANAISWTLFLLAAQPELQEELAVEARAALAGGADDIAERVERLRLFVQESMRLYPPVPRFDRQAIADDRIGEHEVAAGDIVSIWPWMLHRHRKYWRDPDAFDIDRFAGKGDRHRFQYLPFGGGPRTCVGAQFATAEALTILATWLAEWRFVEAGHDVRPAGMVTLRPAGGLPLRLERRTFG; this comes from the coding sequence ATGACAATGGCCTTCATCCCGCCCTATCCGCCGCGGCCGGCCAAGCCGGTCGCAACCTGGCGTGGTTTCTTCGGCGAGCGCGCCCGCACATCGGTCTATGGATGGTCGGAACGCGCGTTCGAGATCGATTATCTCAAGCGCGACATCCTCGGCTTCAAGGTCCACATCCTGCTCGATCCCGACCTGATCGAGCATGTCCTGCTTGGTCAGGCCGCCAATTATGTGAAGCCGGACATCGTCAAGACGCTGCTCGATCCGATCATCGGCCGCGGCCTGCTGACGTCCGACGGCGCATTGTGGCGCGATCAGCGCAAGATCGTAGCGGCCAGCTTCTCCCCTGGCGCGGTCGAGGCGCAGCGGGCGATGTTCGTGCGCGCCGCGCGCGAAGCGATGGAGCGGTGGAGCGAGGGCCGGCAAGACATGGCCGCCGAAGCGACGCGCACCACCATGACGGTGATTGCGTTGGCCCTGTTCGGCGGCGACCCGCGCTTGATCTCGGAATCGTCGATGGCGCATATCGCGGCGGCGATTGAAGGCTTCTCCGAAGCGCGGATGCTGGCGTTGCTGCGTCTCCCCCAGTTTCCGGTGACCCCCAAGGGCCGGGCGGGCAAGCGCGGTCAGATCTTCCTGCGCCGAACCCTGGCCGAAGTGGTCGACGACCGCTGGCATGGCCGGGTCGCGCGAGATTTCCTCACCGGCGTGATCGAGGCGCTGCGCCACCGCTTTCCCGATGAGGAGGCGAGGGCGCTGGCGATCGACAATGCCGCGACCTTCTATCTCGCCGGCCACGAAACCACTGCCAATGCCATCAGCTGGACGCTGTTCCTGCTGGCCGCCCAGCCGGAGTTGCAGGAGGAACTTGCCGTGGAAGCGCGCGCCGCACTTGCCGGAGGCGCCGATGACATTGCCGAGCGTGTCGAGCGGCTTCGCCTGTTCGTCCAGGAATCGATGCGTCTCTACCCCCCGGTGCCGCGCTTCGACCGGCAGGCCATCGCCGATGATCGCATCGGCGAGCATGAGGTGGCAGCGGGCGACATCGTTTCGATCTGGCCGTGGATGCTCCACCGCCACCGCAAATATTGGCGGGATCCCGATGCATTCGACATCGACCGCTTCGCCGGCAAGGGCGATCGCCACCGCTTCCAATATCTGCCGTTCGGCGGCGGCCCGCGGACCTGTGTTGGCGCCCAGTTCGCCACCGCCGAGGCACTGACCATCCTGGCGACGTGGCTCGCCGAATGGCGCTTTGTAGAAGCCGGGCATGACGTCCGGCCGGCCGGAATGGTCACACTAAGGCCTGCTGGTGGCCTTCCACTTCGCCTAGAGCGCCGCACTTTCGGGTAG
- the msrA gene encoding peptide-methionine (S)-S-oxide reductase MsrA yields the protein MTNQVKLAVSVIAAAAAIGLPLTVSWSRQAEAAANVPPASMVAPAGSHREVAVLAGGCFWGIEGVYEHVKGVSDVTSGFAGMQARGATYDKVSTGTTGNAEAVRIVFDPHQVSYSELLRIFFAVAHDPTEVDRQGPDVGTQYRSAIFPQSPAQAKVARAYIAQLQKAHVFKRPIATRIESGGFVAAEAYHQDFMRKNPNYPYIVFNDRPKVAALKQQFPNYWRG from the coding sequence ATGACCAACCAAGTGAAACTGGCAGTTTCCGTCATTGCCGCGGCGGCCGCGATCGGCCTGCCGTTGACGGTCAGCTGGAGCCGCCAAGCCGAGGCCGCCGCCAATGTCCCGCCTGCGTCGATGGTGGCACCGGCCGGCTCCCATCGCGAAGTCGCCGTCCTGGCCGGCGGCTGCTTCTGGGGCATTGAGGGCGTCTATGAGCATGTCAAAGGTGTCAGCGATGTCACGTCCGGCTTTGCCGGCATGCAGGCCCGGGGCGCCACCTATGACAAGGTTTCGACTGGGACGACCGGAAATGCCGAGGCGGTTCGGATCGTCTTCGACCCGCACCAGGTCAGCTATTCCGAGCTCCTGCGCATATTCTTCGCGGTCGCCCACGACCCGACCGAAGTAGATCGCCAGGGTCCCGATGTCGGCACCCAGTATCGCTCGGCGATATTCCCGCAGTCGCCGGCCCAGGCCAAGGTGGCGAGGGCCTATATCGCTCAATTGCAGAAGGCCCATGTGTTCAAGCGGCCGATCGCGACGCGGATCGAAAGCGGCGGGTTCGTTGCCGCGGAGGCTTATCACCAGGACTTCATGCGCAAGAATCCGAACTATCCGTACATCGTCTTCAACGACCGGCCGAAGGTCGCCGCGCTGAAGCAGCAATTCCCTAATTACTGGCGGGGCTAA
- a CDS encoding TonB-dependent receptor yields the protein MFRASAAALLASSFLAMPAFAADVSADASSKEVELAELAEPIIVVGQRGSYDAKESCAATKTCTPLKDVPQSVSVITSKQIDDQTLRSISDVVLYVPGASFNSGEGNRDTIVLRGNSSTADFFTDGVRDDVQYFRDFYNVDRIEVLKGPNAMIFGRGGGGGVVNRVTKRGAPAAFENFAASGDSEGGFRLTGDVNEPLGGTASLRVNGLYEDGDSFRHHVDLKRYGINPTVGIQAGEATRIDLSYEYFHDRRTADRGVPSVTDPAAIDEPLKGFDSIFFGDPDQSLAKVDAHIGVLAVEHQLGEGLTLRNRLSYGHFDKFYQNIFAANLIEANDTVTLNAYNNGTTRKNLFNQTDLIWENQLGGIDQTLLFGFEVGQQKSRNLRETGFFDAGTNIVPLSDPTVDLDGRITFARAGTDADNRTKATIAAVYVQDQIRPADWIEIIAGLRFDSFKLSVDDFRPAPLGGEFGRRDKFWSPRLGLILKPSDKLSFYGSFSRSYLPQSGDQFGGLDINTEALKPERFDNYEIGAKWQPIDGLLATAAIYQLDRTNTRVADPSGNGTFLLSGKQRSKGIELGLTGNVTSHWQMSAGLAWQKAEVTEATTACPSGDCEVPLVPRRTASLWNRYDVTQSLGVGLGIIARSKSFTTINNQVKLPGYARVDGAIFYKITRQVEAQVNVENIFGADYFPTANGDNNIAPGAPTTVRGTIRFGL from the coding sequence ATGTTTCGTGCGTCCGCCGCCGCCTTGCTCGCCAGCAGTTTCCTTGCCATGCCTGCTTTCGCTGCGGACGTGTCTGCCGACGCCAGCAGCAAGGAAGTCGAGCTTGCCGAGCTTGCCGAGCCGATCATCGTTGTCGGTCAGCGTGGAAGCTATGATGCGAAAGAGAGCTGCGCGGCGACCAAGACCTGCACGCCGCTAAAGGACGTGCCCCAATCGGTCAGCGTCATCACCTCGAAGCAGATCGACGATCAGACGCTGCGTTCGATTTCCGATGTCGTGCTTTACGTGCCTGGGGCGAGTTTCAACTCCGGCGAAGGCAATCGCGATACGATCGTGCTGCGCGGCAACAGCAGCACCGCCGATTTCTTCACCGACGGGGTCCGCGACGACGTCCAATATTTCCGCGATTTCTACAATGTCGATCGCATCGAGGTGCTGAAAGGCCCCAACGCGATGATCTTCGGCCGCGGCGGCGGCGGCGGAGTGGTAAACCGGGTGACCAAGCGCGGCGCTCCGGCGGCCTTCGAGAATTTCGCTGCCTCTGGCGACAGCGAGGGTGGCTTTCGTCTGACCGGCGACGTCAATGAGCCGCTGGGCGGGACCGCGAGCCTGCGCGTTAACGGACTGTATGAGGATGGCGACAGCTTCCGCCATCACGTCGACCTCAAGCGCTACGGCATCAATCCTACCGTCGGAATCCAAGCCGGCGAGGCGACACGGATCGACCTCAGCTACGAATATTTCCACGACCGCCGCACCGCCGACCGCGGCGTTCCGTCGGTCACGGACCCGGCCGCGATCGACGAGCCATTAAAGGGCTTTGACAGCATCTTCTTCGGCGATCCGGATCAGAGCCTTGCGAAGGTCGACGCGCACATCGGGGTACTCGCGGTCGAACACCAGCTGGGCGAGGGGCTGACGCTCCGCAATCGCCTGTCCTACGGCCATTTCGACAAATTCTATCAGAACATCTTCGCCGCCAATCTCATCGAGGCCAACGATACGGTTACGCTGAACGCCTATAACAACGGCACTACCCGCAAGAATTTGTTCAACCAGACCGACCTCATCTGGGAAAATCAGCTTGGCGGCATCGACCAGACCCTGTTATTCGGCTTCGAGGTCGGTCAGCAGAAGTCCCGCAACTTGCGGGAGACCGGGTTCTTTGACGCTGGCACGAACATCGTTCCGCTCAGCGATCCCACGGTCGACCTTGATGGCCGAATCACATTCGCGCGCGCTGGGACCGACGCCGACAACCGGACCAAGGCGACTATTGCCGCGGTTTATGTGCAGGATCAGATCCGCCCGGCCGACTGGATCGAAATTATTGCCGGCCTGCGCTTCGACTCGTTCAAGTTGAGCGTGGACGATTTCCGCCCGGCGCCGCTGGGCGGCGAGTTCGGTCGAAGGGACAAATTCTGGTCCCCGCGATTGGGACTGATCCTCAAGCCCAGCGACAAGCTGTCATTCTACGGCAGCTTCAGCCGGTCATATTTGCCGCAGTCGGGCGACCAGTTCGGCGGCCTCGACATCAATACCGAAGCGCTGAAGCCAGAACGATTCGACAATTACGAGATCGGCGCCAAGTGGCAGCCGATCGACGGCTTGCTGGCGACTGCGGCGATCTACCAGCTCGATCGTACCAACACCCGTGTCGCCGATCCCAGCGGCAACGGCACCTTCCTCTTGAGCGGCAAGCAGCGCAGCAAGGGCATCGAGCTCGGCCTGACCGGCAACGTCACCAGCCACTGGCAGATGTCGGCCGGACTTGCCTGGCAGAAGGCCGAGGTCACCGAAGCAACCACGGCCTGCCCCAGTGGTGACTGCGAAGTGCCGCTCGTACCGCGCCGCACCGCGTCCCTGTGGAATCGCTATGACGTGACCCAGTCGCTCGGGGTCGGGCTCGGCATAATCGCCCGGTCGAAGTCGTTCACCACCATCAACAACCAGGTGAAACTGCCCGGCTACGCCCGCGTCGACGGCGCCATCTTCTACAAGATCACCAGGCAGGTCGAAGCGCAGGTAAATGTCGAAAACATCTTCGGCGCCGACTATTTCCCGACTGCGAACGGTGACAACAATATCGCCCCCGGCGCACCTACCACGGTCCGCGGCACGATCCGTTTCGGGCTTTAG
- a CDS encoding demethoxyubiquinone hydroxylase family protein: protein MLRVNQAGEYGATRIYAGQLAVLGRSSTAAHQIARMAAQEQRHLDRFDKMMAERRVRPTALQPLWSVAGFALGAATALISERAAMACTEAVETEIDKHYSEQLAALGEEDPEFAADIRDFQAEELEHRETAREHGAQEAIAYPLLTTAIRAGCRLAIELSKRI from the coding sequence ATGCTGCGGGTCAACCAGGCCGGCGAATATGGCGCGACCCGCATCTATGCCGGCCAGCTTGCCGTGCTCGGCCGAAGCTCGACCGCCGCGCACCAGATCGCCCGCATGGCGGCGCAGGAGCAGCGCCACCTCGACCGGTTCGACAAGATGATGGCCGAGCGACGGGTTCGCCCGACCGCCCTGCAACCGTTGTGGAGCGTCGCCGGATTCGCCCTTGGCGCCGCGACCGCGCTGATCAGCGAACGAGCGGCTATGGCCTGCACCGAGGCGGTCGAGACCGAGATCGACAAACATTATTCGGAACAGCTGGCCGCCCTGGGCGAGGAGGACCCGGAATTTGCCGCGGATATCCGCGATTTCCAGGCCGAGGAACTGGAACATCGCGAGACCGCGCGCGAGCATGGCGCGCAGGAGGCGATCGCCTATCCACTACTGACCACCGCAATTCGTGCCGGATGCCGGTTGGCAATCGAGCTCTCCAAACGCATATGA
- a CDS encoding disulfide bond formation protein B, with the protein MLARSVPAGETRLKQARLLALLIPAGLLGGALFSQYVGGLYPCEMCIWQRWPHGLAILLALIALTSPINSARTRMTILLAAFLIAVSGAIGLFHAGVEYGWWEGLTRCSTTGAASLEDILAVPLVRCDQVQWTFLGISLAGWNAIISLGGAAVVTFFAIRKAR; encoded by the coding sequence ATGCTCGCACGGTCGGTGCCTGCGGGCGAAACTCGCCTCAAACAGGCGCGCTTGCTTGCCTTGCTGATCCCGGCCGGATTGCTGGGCGGGGCCCTGTTCTCGCAATATGTCGGCGGCCTCTATCCGTGTGAGATGTGCATATGGCAGCGCTGGCCGCATGGACTGGCTATCCTTCTGGCGCTGATTGCGCTGACCTCGCCGATCAATTCGGCGCGAACCCGGATGACGATACTGCTGGCCGCCTTTTTGATCGCCGTTTCCGGCGCCATTGGCCTGTTCCACGCCGGTGTTGAATATGGCTGGTGGGAAGGGCTGACGCGATGCAGCACCACTGGCGCCGCCAGCCTTGAGGACATTTTGGCGGTGCCGCTGGTCCGCTGCGACCAGGTGCAATGGACGTTCCTCGGTATTTCCCTGGCTGGATGGAACGCGATCATCTCGTTAGGCGGAGCTGCTGTGGTCACATTCTTCGCCATTCGGAAAGCCCGGTGA
- a CDS encoding S41 family peptidase produces the protein MQRLAKLLPPLALVGALAMVPVATTAMAAAETDTQKELETFFSVFERVRANYVDKVDDHTLIKGAIDGMLAALDPHSSYAEAADFAQLKTTTDGNYGGLGLSVSAEDGAVKVIAPMEDTPADRAGIKAGDYITHIDGEFLYGFSLDEAVEKMKGKPGTTTKLTIVRPGRDKPFDVTITRERIELKPVKWEVKDNVGIINVNGFSAQTGALTREALIGIDKATGGRALGYIVDLRSNPGGLLDQAIEVSDAFLEQGEIVSERGRDAGDIERFYAKPGDMAHGKPLIVLVDAGSASAAEIVAGALQDHRRAIVMGERSFGKGSVQSVIQTGPQSALRLTTARYYTPSGRSVQAGGIDPDLTVPQLSDEDYKSRPKLREADLRRHLVSQAKIKDEVLEDDTTPDPRFVQTAAELEKKGIKDYQLDYALKTLKRLGPPPVNLASKSGR, from the coding sequence ATGCAACGCCTTGCCAAGCTTCTCCCGCCCCTCGCGCTGGTCGGCGCACTGGCGATGGTCCCAGTGGCGACGACCGCCATGGCCGCGGCCGAGACCGATACGCAGAAGGAACTGGAAACCTTCTTCAGCGTGTTCGAGCGGGTCCGCGCCAACTATGTCGACAAGGTCGACGATCATACGCTGATCAAGGGCGCGATCGACGGCATGCTGGCCGCGCTCGACCCGCACTCCAGCTATGCCGAGGCAGCGGATTTCGCCCAGCTCAAGACCACCACTGACGGCAATTATGGCGGTCTTGGCCTTTCGGTTTCGGCCGAGGACGGAGCGGTCAAGGTGATCGCACCGATGGAAGATACGCCGGCTGACCGCGCCGGCATCAAGGCAGGCGACTACATCACCCACATCGACGGCGAGTTCCTCTACGGCTTCTCGCTCGACGAAGCGGTCGAGAAGATGAAGGGCAAGCCGGGCACGACGACCAAACTGACCATTGTCCGGCCGGGCCGCGACAAGCCGTTCGACGTCACCATCACGCGCGAGCGCATCGAGCTGAAGCCGGTGAAGTGGGAAGTGAAGGACAATGTCGGCATCATCAACGTCAACGGCTTTTCGGCACAGACCGGGGCACTGACGCGAGAGGCACTGATCGGGATCGACAAGGCGACCGGCGGTCGCGCGCTCGGCTACATCGTTGACCTGCGCTCCAACCCGGGTGGCCTGCTCGACCAGGCGATCGAGGTCAGCGACGCGTTCCTCGAGCAGGGCGAGATCGTGTCCGAGCGTGGCCGCGATGCGGGCGACATCGAGCGTTTCTATGCCAAGCCGGGCGACATGGCCCATGGCAAGCCGCTAATCGTGCTGGTTGATGCCGGCTCCGCGTCGGCAGCGGAGATCGTCGCTGGAGCCCTGCAGGACCATCGCCGGGCGATCGTCATGGGTGAGCGGAGCTTTGGCAAGGGATCGGTGCAGAGCGTGATCCAGACCGGGCCGCAGTCGGCGCTTCGGCTGACCACCGCGCGTTACTACACGCCGTCGGGACGGTCGGTGCAGGCCGGCGGGATCGACCCCGACCTGACCGTGCCGCAGCTGAGCGATGAGGATTACAAGTCGCGCCCCAAATTGCGCGAGGCCGACCTTCGCCGGCATTTGGTCAGCCAGGCCAAGATCAAGGACGAAGTGCTGGAGGATGACACGACGCCCGATCCGCGCTTCGTGCAGACCGCGGCCGAGCTGGAGAAGAAGGGTATCAAGGATTACCAGCTCGATTACGCGCTGAAGACCTTGAAGCGACTGGGTCCGCCGCCGGTCAACCTGGCCAGCAAGTCGGGCCGCTAA
- a CDS encoding chromosome segregation SMC family protein produces MRFRRLKLTGFKSFVEPAELRIEPGLTGVVGPNGCGKSNLLEAIRWVMGEGSPKSLRGGGMEDIIFAGTATRPARDFAEVSLLIEREAGDADNDENSESEVTRRIERGAGSAYRIDGRDVRQKDVSLLFADAATGAHSPALVSQGRIGAVIAAKPVERRMMLEEAAGISGLHARRKDAEQKLRATEANLQRLDELLTEQEARASALRRQARAAERYRALTDKIRLAEGKLLYSRWSDADRAAAEAAEEARIAEGEVARLQQAVLAAQSLQEQAAGALAERRNSAVAARDAGRTLAHELATARAKRDTVVRRLAELERLSQALSAETAREVALKADAARAIDTLDQERRAIEERLADAETIAARIATELTQTEAESREAEAALAGVLAREAAMRAERRVAQAALDAANAQAARFAADADRLIQQLAGIGDGSAERASIGQAQAAADEASRQLADAEVALAQAEQQRADAATARDEAESALAAARAAQSAAKAERDALARALDHGGGAALTELKAAPGYERALAAALGEDIEAVLGSEGPRRWQGSDGEAGDPPLAVGLERLLDHVDAPAALRRRLAQVGVVESDSGQILAVGQRLVTFDGVMRRWDGFVSVGGGAAAAERLLRANRLTEIDRQLPGLEQAVAGAQAARDAAAQAVETHRAEAEAARKAASEAERAGRDATRAGDVATAALERLDAQRSGIEERRADLVPLAEAAKEAVDVATRNLAALPDPDTLQAEVEAARAKASTAGEAVADCRARSATRARETAADRERHAAAGRESGEWRTRSLQAEKRLAETAARAMAMEEEQEELADEPARHAADIDRIERDAATSEAEIAKTAEAERDAQEAVAVAARALAEAGEASAAAREARAGAAARADAHVERRMEFARLCGEKFECPPPLLPEKLGFDSANLGDPEIEKETLDRLTAERERIGPVNLVAEQELAELDTSRETNVAEKEELAQAILRLRGSIGSLNREGRVRLLDAFEKVNTHFRSLFTTLFDGGQAHLELVESDDPLEAGLEIMAQPPGKRLQSLTLLSGGEQALTAVALIFALFLTNPAPICVLDEVDAPLDDANVDRFCDLLDRMTGETDTRYLIVTHNAVTMARMHRLYGVTMIERGVSRLVSVDLGGAEELLAAE; encoded by the coding sequence TTGCGTTTCCGCCGGCTGAAACTCACCGGCTTCAAGAGCTTCGTCGAGCCTGCCGAACTCAGAATCGAGCCGGGGCTAACCGGCGTGGTCGGCCCGAACGGCTGCGGCAAGTCCAACCTGCTTGAGGCGATCCGCTGGGTGATGGGCGAAGGATCGCCCAAGTCGCTGCGCGGCGGCGGGATGGAGGATATTATCTTCGCCGGCACTGCCACCCGGCCGGCGCGCGACTTCGCCGAAGTGTCGCTGCTGATCGAGCGCGAGGCCGGCGACGCCGATAACGACGAAAATAGCGAGAGCGAAGTGACCCGCCGGATCGAGCGCGGCGCCGGCTCCGCTTACCGGATCGACGGGCGCGATGTCCGCCAGAAGGACGTCTCGCTGCTGTTCGCCGACGCCGCAACCGGTGCTCATTCGCCGGCGCTGGTCAGCCAGGGGCGGATCGGCGCGGTGATCGCCGCAAAGCCGGTCGAGCGCCGGATGATGCTGGAAGAGGCGGCGGGCATTTCGGGCCTCCATGCGCGCCGCAAGGATGCCGAGCAGAAGCTCCGCGCGACGGAAGCCAATCTCCAACGGCTCGACGAGCTACTGACGGAGCAGGAGGCGCGTGCTTCGGCGCTCAGGCGGCAGGCGCGGGCAGCCGAACGCTACCGCGCGCTGACCGACAAGATCCGGCTGGCCGAGGGCAAGCTGCTCTATTCGCGCTGGTCAGACGCCGACCGCGCGGCGGCTGAAGCGGCCGAGGAAGCCAGGATCGCGGAGGGCGAGGTCGCCCGGTTGCAGCAGGCGGTCCTTGCCGCGCAATCGCTTCAGGAACAGGCCGCCGGCGCGCTGGCCGAGCGGCGCAACTCCGCCGTCGCGGCGCGCGATGCCGGCCGCACCCTGGCGCATGAACTGGCCACCGCCCGTGCCAAGCGCGATACGGTGGTGCGCCGGCTAGCGGAACTGGAGCGCCTTTCGCAGGCGCTATCGGCCGAAACCGCGCGCGAGGTGGCATTGAAGGCCGACGCGGCGAGGGCGATCGACACACTCGACCAGGAACGGCGTGCGATCGAGGAACGGCTGGCCGATGCCGAGACGATCGCCGCCCGGATCGCGACCGAACTGACCCAAACCGAGGCGGAATCCCGCGAAGCCGAAGCCGCCCTTGCCGGAGTGTTGGCGCGTGAAGCCGCCATGCGGGCCGAACGCCGCGTGGCCCAGGCCGCGCTGGATGCCGCCAATGCGCAGGCGGCGCGCTTCGCCGCCGATGCCGATCGGCTGATCCAGCAGCTGGCCGGGATTGGCGACGGTTCGGCGGAGCGCGCATCGATCGGGCAAGCGCAAGCGGCGGCTGACGAGGCCTCTCGCCAGCTTGCCGATGCGGAGGTGGCGCTGGCCCAGGCCGAGCAGCAACGCGCGGACGCGGCGACCGCCCGCGACGAGGCTGAAAGCGCGCTGGCGGCAGCTCGTGCGGCGCAGAGTGCGGCCAAGGCCGAACGCGACGCGTTGGCGCGGGCGCTCGACCATGGAGGTGGCGCGGCGCTGACCGAGCTCAAGGCCGCGCCAGGCTATGAGCGCGCGCTCGCGGCGGCACTTGGCGAAGATATTGAGGCGGTGCTTGGCAGCGAAGGTCCGCGCCGCTGGCAAGGCAGCGACGGGGAGGCTGGCGATCCGCCGCTGGCAGTCGGCCTCGAACGACTGCTCGATCATGTCGACGCGCCGGCGGCCCTGCGCCGCCGCTTGGCGCAGGTCGGCGTTGTTGAAAGCGACTCGGGTCAAATACTGGCGGTCGGCCAGCGGCTGGTTACTTTTGATGGCGTCATGCGGCGCTGGGACGGTTTCGTCAGCGTCGGCGGCGGCGCGGCTGCAGCCGAGCGGCTGTTGCGTGCCAATCGGCTGACCGAAATCGACCGGCAACTGCCCGGGCTTGAGCAGGCCGTTGCTGGCGCCCAGGCAGCACGTGACGCCGCCGCCCAGGCGGTCGAAACGCATCGGGCCGAGGCCGAAGCCGCGCGCAAGGCCGCGTCCGAGGCCGAACGGGCCGGTCGTGACGCGACCCGGGCTGGCGATGTCGCCACTGCCGCGCTTGAGCGGCTCGACGCCCAGCGCTCGGGGATTGAGGAGCGCCGCGCCGACCTGGTGCCACTGGCCGAAGCGGCGAAAGAGGCCGTCGACGTCGCGACCCGAAATCTTGCTGCCCTGCCCGACCCCGACACGCTGCAGGCCGAGGTCGAAGCGGCTCGCGCCAAGGCCTCGACGGCCGGCGAGGCGGTCGCCGACTGCCGCGCTCGTTCGGCGACCCGGGCCCGTGAAACCGCTGCCGATCGCGAGCGCCACGCTGCCGCCGGCCGAGAGTCAGGGGAATGGCGCACCCGTTCGCTCCAGGCCGAGAAGCGGCTTGCCGAAACCGCCGCCCGGGCGATGGCGATGGAGGAGGAACAGGAGGAGCTGGCCGATGAACCTGCGCGCCACGCCGCCGACATCGACCGGATCGAGCGCGACGCGGCGACCAGTGAGGCGGAAATCGCCAAGACGGCCGAGGCCGAGCGTGACGCTCAGGAGGCCGTGGCCGTCGCCGCCAGAGCCCTTGCCGAGGCAGGGGAAGCTTCCGCCGCGGCCCGCGAAGCTCGCGCCGGAGCCGCTGCCCGCGCCGACGCCCATGTCGAACGGCGGATGGAGTTTGCCCGATTGTGCGGGGAAAAATTCGAATGCCCGCCGCCATTATTGCCGGAAAAGCTGGGATTCGACTCCGCCAACCTCGGCGACCCGGAGATCGAGAAGGAAACGCTCGACCGCCTGACTGCGGAGCGCGAACGGATTGGCCCGGTCAACCTTGTCGCGGAGCAGGAGCTGGCCGAGCTCGACACCAGCCGCGAAACCAATGTCGCCGAGAAGGAAGAGCTGGCTCAGGCGATCCTCCGCCTGCGCGGCTCGATCGGCAGCCTCAACCGCGAAGGCCGCGTTCGGCTACTCGATGCGTTCGAGAAGGTGAACACCCACTTCCGCAGCCTGTTCACCACCCTGTTCGACGGCGGCCAGGCGCATTTGGAGCTAGTCGAGAGTGACGATCCGCTTGAAGCGGGGCTTGAAATCATGGCCCAGCCGCCGGGCAAGAGGCTCCAGTCGCTGACCCTGCTTTCGGGCGGCGAGCAGGCGTTGACAGCTGTGGCGCTGATCTTTGCCCTGTTCCTGACCAACCCGGCACCGATCTGCGTCCTGGACGAAGTCGACGCGCCGCTTGACGACGCCAATGTCGACCGCTTCTGCGACCTTCTCGACCGCATGACCGGCGAGACCGACACCCGCTACCTCATCGTTACCCACAATGCGGTGACGATGGCCCGAATGCACCGGCTTTACGGCGTGACGATGATCGAGCGCGGCGTCAGCCGGCTGGTCTCGGTCGACCTTGGCGGGGCAGAGGAGCTATTGGCGGCGGAGTGA